The following coding sequences lie in one Pempheris klunzingeri isolate RE-2024b chromosome 13, fPemKlu1.hap1, whole genome shotgun sequence genomic window:
- the fbln5 gene encoding fibulin-5 isoform X1, with product MRFEIRGFRFYSSARMLAALVFILLCIQPGHGQTCTEGFAYDRRSGQCLDVDECRILPDACRGDMHCVNQNGGYLCIPRSLYNQPYRPETPLLPEPVYPDTSLGLSDTFLPGPPRSAEPSYPRVRTTAQCILGYTPAEDGTCNDIDECETNSHHCNPTQVCINTSGGYTCSCTEGYWLIGGQCQDIDECRYGYCQQLCANVPGSYSCSCDPGFILNPDSRTCQDVDECEDEPCSHGCFNTYGSFMCNCDEGFELAADGASCIDLDECSFSEFLCQHRCVNTPGSFSCICPPGYYVYEDGRSCEDINECDTGNNTCTTAQVCFNFQGGYTCLDPLQCHLPYIEVSDNQCMCSAENPACRDKPFTILYRHMDLSSGRSVPADIFQMQATTRYPGAFYIFQIKSGNDGREFYMRQTSNVSATLVLSRPIKGPKEVVLDLEMVTVNNVINFRGSSIIRLTIFVSEHPF from the exons ATGCGTTTTGAAATACGTGGCTTTAGGTTTTACTCCTCTGCAAG GATGTTGGCTGCTCTGGTATTTATTCTGCTCTGTATCCAGCCCGGACACGGACAG ACCTGCACTGAAGGTTTTGCATATGACCGCAGGTCAGGACAGTGTCTAG ATGTGGATGAGTGTCGTATCCTGCCAGATGCTTGCCGAGGGGACATGCACTGTGTGAACCAGAATGGAGGCTACCTGTGCATCCCAAGGAGCTTGTACAACCAGCCGTACAGACCGGAGACTCCGCTCCTGCCTGAGCCAGTTTACCCGGACACATCGCTTGGGCTTTCAGACACCTTCCTGCCAGGTCCTCCGAGATCTGCGGAGCCCAGTTACCCCAGAGTGAGGACCACTGCACAGTGCATCCTGGGATATACTCCTGCAGAGGATGGCACCTGTAATG ACATTGATGAATGTGAGACAAACTCTCATCACTGTAACCCCACCCAGGTCTGCATCAACACTTCAGGTGGCTACACCTGTTCCTGCACCGAGGGATACTGGCTCATCGGTGGACAGTGCCAGG ATATTGATGAATGTCGCTATGGTTACTGCCAACAGCTGTGTGCCAACGTCCCCGGCTCTTATTCCTGCTCCTGCGACCCCGGCTTCATCCTCAACCCAGACAGCAGGACGTgtcaag ATGTGGACGAGTGTGAGGATGAACCCTGCAGTCACGGCTGCTTCAACACTTACGGCTCCTTCATGTGCAACTGTGACGAGGGCTTCGAGCTGGCGGCCGACGGCGCTTCTTGCATTG ACTTGGATGAGTGCAGCTTCTCTGAGTTTCTGTGTCAGCACAGATGTGTGAACACGCCCGGCTCTTTCTCCTGCATCTGTCCGCCTGGATATTATGTATATGAGGACGGCAGGAGCTGTGAAG ataTCAATGAATGTGACACTGGTAACAACACCTGTACAACAGCACAAGTATGTTTCAATTTCCAGGGAGGCTATACATGCCTGGATCCTTTACAGTGCCACCTTCCCTACATAGAAGTTAGTGACAA tcaGTGTATGTGTTCAGCTGAGAACCCTGCCTGCAGGGACAAACCTTTCACTATTCTGTACCGACACATGGACCTGTCGTCGGGGCGCAGTGTGCCTGCAGACATCTTCCAGATGCAGGCCACCACGCGCTACCCCGGTGCCTTCTACATCTTCCAGATAAAGTCGGGCAACGACGGGCGAGAGTTTTACATGAGA CAAACCAGTAACGTGAGCGCCACGCTCGTCTTGTCACGGCCCATTAAGGGACCAAAGGAGGTGGTGTTGGACCTGGAGATGGTCACGGTCAACAACGTCATCAACTTCAGAGGCAGCTCCATCATACGTCTGACGATATTTGTCTCGGAGCACCCGTTCTGA
- the fbln5 gene encoding fibulin-5 isoform X2, translating to MRFEIRGFRFYSSARMLAALVFILLCIQPGHGQTCTEGFAYDRRSGQCLDVDECRILPDACRGDMHCVNQNGGYLCIPRSLYNQPYRPETPLLPEPVYPDTSLGLSDTFLPGPPRSAEPSYPRVRTTAQCILGYTPAEDGTCNDIDECETNSHHCNPTQLCANVPGSYSCSCDPGFILNPDSRTCQDVDECEDEPCSHGCFNTYGSFMCNCDEGFELAADGASCIDLDECSFSEFLCQHRCVNTPGSFSCICPPGYYVYEDGRSCEDINECDTGNNTCTTAQVCFNFQGGYTCLDPLQCHLPYIEVSDNQCMCSAENPACRDKPFTILYRHMDLSSGRSVPADIFQMQATTRYPGAFYIFQIKSGNDGREFYMRQTSNVSATLVLSRPIKGPKEVVLDLEMVTVNNVINFRGSSIIRLTIFVSEHPF from the exons ATGCGTTTTGAAATACGTGGCTTTAGGTTTTACTCCTCTGCAAG GATGTTGGCTGCTCTGGTATTTATTCTGCTCTGTATCCAGCCCGGACACGGACAG ACCTGCACTGAAGGTTTTGCATATGACCGCAGGTCAGGACAGTGTCTAG ATGTGGATGAGTGTCGTATCCTGCCAGATGCTTGCCGAGGGGACATGCACTGTGTGAACCAGAATGGAGGCTACCTGTGCATCCCAAGGAGCTTGTACAACCAGCCGTACAGACCGGAGACTCCGCTCCTGCCTGAGCCAGTTTACCCGGACACATCGCTTGGGCTTTCAGACACCTTCCTGCCAGGTCCTCCGAGATCTGCGGAGCCCAGTTACCCCAGAGTGAGGACCACTGCACAGTGCATCCTGGGATATACTCCTGCAGAGGATGGCACCTGTAATG ACATTGATGAATGTGAGACAAACTCTCATCACTGTAACCCCACCCAG CTGTGTGCCAACGTCCCCGGCTCTTATTCCTGCTCCTGCGACCCCGGCTTCATCCTCAACCCAGACAGCAGGACGTgtcaag ATGTGGACGAGTGTGAGGATGAACCCTGCAGTCACGGCTGCTTCAACACTTACGGCTCCTTCATGTGCAACTGTGACGAGGGCTTCGAGCTGGCGGCCGACGGCGCTTCTTGCATTG ACTTGGATGAGTGCAGCTTCTCTGAGTTTCTGTGTCAGCACAGATGTGTGAACACGCCCGGCTCTTTCTCCTGCATCTGTCCGCCTGGATATTATGTATATGAGGACGGCAGGAGCTGTGAAG ataTCAATGAATGTGACACTGGTAACAACACCTGTACAACAGCACAAGTATGTTTCAATTTCCAGGGAGGCTATACATGCCTGGATCCTTTACAGTGCCACCTTCCCTACATAGAAGTTAGTGACAA tcaGTGTATGTGTTCAGCTGAGAACCCTGCCTGCAGGGACAAACCTTTCACTATTCTGTACCGACACATGGACCTGTCGTCGGGGCGCAGTGTGCCTGCAGACATCTTCCAGATGCAGGCCACCACGCGCTACCCCGGTGCCTTCTACATCTTCCAGATAAAGTCGGGCAACGACGGGCGAGAGTTTTACATGAGA CAAACCAGTAACGTGAGCGCCACGCTCGTCTTGTCACGGCCCATTAAGGGACCAAAGGAGGTGGTGTTGGACCTGGAGATGGTCACGGTCAACAACGTCATCAACTTCAGAGGCAGCTCCATCATACGTCTGACGATATTTGTCTCGGAGCACCCGTTCTGA
- the LOC139212121 gene encoding tandem C2 domains nuclear protein translates to MECLKDCCKNFMRKKGKEHENQVITLKMPPNKAAASGWEPDEGRRGVTEDYLLSKLPPDGREVPFVLPTFKASYIQPRGSRYPNLQSGPQSSARCTYAERKAELLGSSQFTYSPESSFHQGHITGYVSPGSIRRDTLKNKNSSPPGWTLRPGGEQRLSSSMFDLSSPQSRMQRFDSVSSVLSSTSSMIGSIESSLESIILSGDELGKVCVRLSYQEALEQVWITLVQCSDLNLYPDGVEQQKIGFKGIITIPKPIQFKSSIKEYCQDVPFMETFVFALRLQQLRCSALVLRLQTHSQRKRTVAECVLSLRQLGPEETEHWLDLNPPSKSSVSHSELHLTTCFQPVNNRIQLQVLAAQNLPASSSPLTQGFFVRVEMLQLGQVVMKKKTRALKASGCQCEWADTFHLPLAALDQNCSLSVKLYSRSSVRRKQCLGQVQLGFDSPVAEAVEQWKDTMAHPEKVVSAWLRLNTA, encoded by the exons ATGGAGTGCCTCAAAGACTGCTGCAAGAACTTCATGAGGAAGAAAGGGAAGGAGCATGAGAACCAAG TGATCACACTGAAGATGCCTCCTAACAAGGCAGCGGCATCGGGATGGGAGCCGGATGAAGGGAGAAGGGGGGTCACAGAAGACTACCTCCTGTCCAAGCTGCCCCCAGATGGCAGAGAGGTGCCGTTTGTCCTGCCGACATTTAAGGCCTCCTACATCCAACCCAGGGGCTCCCGCTACCCCAATTTACAGTCTGGGCCGCAGA GTTCAGCCCGCTGCACGTatgcagagaggaaggcagagctGCTGGGCTCCAGTCAGTTCACCTACAGCCCCGAGTCCAGCTTCCATCAGGGTCACATAACCGGGTACGTCTCCCCAGGGTCCATCCGCCGCGACACACTGAAGAACAAAAACTCCAGTCCTCCAG GCTGGACTCTGAGGCCGGGCGGTGAGCAGCGACTGAGCAGCTCCATGTTTGATCTGTCCAGCCCTCAGAGTCGCATGCAG CGCTTCGACTCCGTCTCCAGTGTCCTCAGCAGCACGTCCTCCATGATCGGCTCCATTGAAAGCAGCTTGG AATCCATCATTCTGTCTGGGGACGAGCTGGGGAAGGTGTGCGTCCGACTGAGCTACCAGGAGGCTCTGGAGCAGGTGTGGATCACCCTGGTCCAG TGTTCAGACCTCAACCTTTATCCAGATGGAGTGGAGCAACAAAAGATTGGATTTAAAGGGATCATCACCATCCCCAAACCGATACAGTTCAAGAGCTCGATCAAGGAGTACTGTCAG GATGTGCCCTTCATGGAGACCTTTGTGTTTGCGCTGCGTCTCCAGCAGTTGCGCTGCAGTGCTTTGGTCTTGcggctgcagacacacagccaaAGGAAACGTACTGTTGCTGAATGCGTCCTCTCCCTCCGACAGCTCGGTCCTGAGGAGACAGAGCACTGGCTCGACCTCAACCCTCCGTCCAAATCCTCT GTGTCTCACTCCGAGCTGCATCTCACCACCTGCTTTCAGCCAGTCAACAATCGCATTCAGCTCCAGGTCCTCGCCGCCCAAAACCTCCCAGCATCCTCCTCACCACTAACTCAAG GTTTCTTTGTCAGGGTGGAGATGCTCCAGTTGGGGCAGGTGGTAATGAAGAAGAAGACTCGCGCACTGAAGGCCTCCGGGTGTCAGTGTGAGTGGGCGGACACTTTTCACCTCCCTCTGGCTGCGTTAGACCAGAACTGCTCGCTGTCAGTCAAACTCTACAGCCGGAGCTCGGTCAGGAGGAAACAGTGTCTCGGACAG GTTCAGCTGGGATTCGACAGCCCTGTTGCAGAAGCAGTGGAGCAGTGGAAGGACACGATGGCTCACCCAGAGAAAGTGGTGTCTGCGTGGCTCAGGCTGAACACTGCTTAA
- the plek2 gene encoding pleckstrin-2, producing the protein MGKWITVKSVDSNKKSMTLREGFLVKRGHLVHNWKARWFVLMSDKLLYYKYEGGKRDSCQRGKILLKDCEITCPFLEYENRPLVFKLQTKNGVDHFLEACSREERDDWAADITAAVGKLRTAEAGKETKQQEQAGSQLNSINLSKVLDAMYDVHSGIKMSNHVEQGSTYSNCFSGSAVVDWLVFMQLALNRVEAMTLASALLEEGFLRTIGLKSVEALRTAGLSEQFMDDSTALYSFADSLKKRGSVKAETSLSAVELSGKVIKRGYLLKQGHRRKNWKVRLFVLRSEPAFLHYFDPTKDDISPAGGFSLRGCLVSSLNDNGVPSGVKGNIQGNLFKIITQSDTHYFIQAPTHQDKMDWIDAIREET; encoded by the exons ATGGGGAAGTGG ATCACAGTGAAGAGTGTGGATAGCAACAAGAAAAGCATGACTCTGAGAGAAGGATTCCTGGTGAAAAGG GGACATCTTGTACACAACTGGAAGGCGCGCTGGTTCGTGTTGATGTCAGACAAGCTGCTTTATTACAAGTACGAAGGCGGCAAAAGGGACTCGTGTCAGCGAGGAAAAATCCTCCTGAAGGACTGTGAGATAACTTGTCCGTTCCTGGAGTATGAAAATCGACCA ttggtGTTTAAGCTCCAGACAAAGAATGGGGTGGATCATTTTTTGGAGGCTTGCTCCCGGGAGGAGAGGGATGACTGGGCTGCTGACATCACGGCTGCGGTCGGCAAGCTGCGGACGGCTGAAGCTGGGAAGGAGACAAAGCAGCAAGAGCAAGCTGGATCCCAGTTAAACAGCATCAATCTGAG CAAGGTGTTGGACGCCATGTACGACGTCCACAGTGGCATCAAGATGAGCAACCATGTGGAGCAGGGCAGCACTTACAGCAACTGTTTCTCAG GTTCAGCGGTGGTGGACTGGCTGGTGTTCATGCAGCTGGCTCTGAACCGTGTGGAGGCCATGACGCTGGCCTCGGCCCTGCTGGAGGAGGGTTTCCTGCGGACCATCGGCCTGAAGAGTGTGGAGGCTCTCCGCACCGCCGGCCTCAGCGAGCAGTTCATGGACGACTCCACTGCATTGTACAGCTTT gctgacagcttaaagaagagaggaagtgtGAAGGCAGAGACGTCGCTGTCTGCTGTGGAGCTGAGCGGAAAAGTGATAAAGAGAGGATATCTACTGAAACAG GGACACAGAAGGAAGAACTGGAAGGTGCGACTATTTGTGCTGCGTTCAGAGCCGGCTTTCCTTCACTACTTTGATCCCACCAAG GATGACATCAGCCCCGCTGGCGGCTTCTCCCTTCGAGGCTGTCTGGTGTCTTCTCTCAACGATAATGGAGTTCCTTCAG GTGTGAAAGGCAACATTCAAGGCAACTTGTTTAAAATCATCACGCAGTCAGACACACATTACTTTATCCAGGCTCCAACCCACCAGGACAAGATGGACTGGATAGATGCAATTAGAGAGGAGACATAG